The following coding sequences lie in one Amycolatopsis cihanbeyliensis genomic window:
- a CDS encoding DNA/RNA helicase domain-containing protein: protein MRAGLGELWLGLEFSLHGTGQRVDALVLGTRADGGLQATVVELKQWSDCVLLEAEPSRVLVRGELLTHPCAQVAGYLWYLATWVRRAELDLLVRGVAVLHNASPSVVADLRGSVVRSTGSDEIAVLGRAELDVPEAVRAGLAADGLAGPADEQIKAVREARHIPPLSLFTELERVLNNDSSMTLVGEQQDALLELRSRLKAALSAPGRHLILVTGGPGTGKSVIAVRLLAAIPKLAEQLGTTCTARYLTPSGTLRWQLERAAGPAGKGLFHTVRGYLKAKPKERHVPVVDEAQRIADAVHKIPEILDATRLAVLFLDEKQIILPNEGITSDALERLAGGKGVTVSPINLVNQFRCAGSQRYLGWVDALLTQGPSPRPWTDDEYDFATVTDPQALKNWVDAHTRDGTTARISAGFCWPWTKGTAKDELLDDVELRWQDRASGAERELRLPWNSKFEKPDREGNVAIPHSQAWATDPGGHEQVGCIYTAQGLEYPYSAVVLGPDLVRRNDRWQARPDRSWDPAMEGVTPEQYLVLAFNIYRVLLTRGTRGCRVYSTDPATQRYLEHLIPTRAGES, encoded by the coding sequence ATGCGGGCTGGGCTGGGCGAGTTGTGGCTGGGGCTGGAGTTCTCACTGCACGGCACAGGTCAGCGTGTTGACGCGCTTGTCCTCGGCACTCGCGCGGACGGCGGGCTGCAGGCCACGGTTGTGGAGTTGAAGCAGTGGAGCGACTGCGTACTGCTGGAAGCTGAGCCGTCGAGAGTCCTGGTTCGCGGTGAACTGCTCACGCACCCGTGCGCGCAGGTAGCCGGCTATCTGTGGTATCTGGCTACCTGGGTGCGGCGGGCGGAGTTGGACCTGCTGGTGCGGGGTGTGGCTGTGCTGCACAACGCGTCGCCCAGCGTGGTGGCCGACCTCCGCGGCTCGGTCGTGCGTTCCACCGGAAGCGACGAGATCGCCGTCCTCGGCCGCGCCGAGCTGGACGTCCCCGAGGCCGTCCGCGCTGGCCTCGCCGCCGATGGCCTGGCCGGGCCGGCGGACGAGCAGATCAAGGCGGTGCGGGAGGCCCGGCACATCCCACCGTTGTCGCTGTTCACGGAACTGGAGCGGGTCCTGAACAACGACTCGAGCATGACCCTGGTCGGCGAACAGCAGGATGCGCTGTTGGAGCTGCGCAGCAGGCTGAAGGCGGCGTTGTCCGCGCCCGGACGGCATCTGATCCTGGTGACCGGCGGTCCGGGGACCGGCAAGTCCGTCATCGCCGTCCGGCTCCTCGCCGCGATCCCGAAGCTCGCCGAACAGCTCGGCACCACCTGCACAGCACGGTATCTGACCCCGTCGGGAACGCTGCGCTGGCAGCTGGAGCGCGCGGCGGGCCCGGCAGGCAAGGGCTTGTTCCACACCGTGCGGGGATACCTCAAGGCGAAGCCGAAGGAGCGCCATGTGCCGGTCGTCGACGAGGCCCAGCGGATCGCCGATGCCGTGCACAAGATCCCGGAGATCCTCGACGCCACCCGGCTGGCGGTGCTCTTCCTCGACGAGAAGCAGATCATCCTGCCCAACGAGGGCATCACCTCTGATGCGCTCGAACGGCTCGCCGGCGGCAAGGGGGTCACGGTCAGCCCGATCAACCTGGTGAACCAGTTCCGCTGCGCTGGATCGCAACGGTATCTGGGCTGGGTCGACGCGTTGCTGACCCAAGGGCCATCCCCGCGGCCATGGACAGATGACGAGTACGACTTCGCGACTGTCACCGACCCGCAAGCGCTGAAGAACTGGGTCGACGCTCATACTCGCGACGGCACGACCGCGCGGATCTCCGCGGGGTTCTGCTGGCCATGGACCAAGGGCACCGCAAAGGACGAACTGCTCGACGACGTCGAGCTGAGGTGGCAGGACCGTGCCAGTGGTGCCGAGCGTGAGCTACGCCTGCCGTGGAACTCGAAGTTCGAGAAGCCCGACCGCGAGGGCAACGTCGCCATCCCGCACAGCCAGGCCTGGGCCACCGATCCGGGTGGCCACGAGCAGGTCGGCTGCATCTACACCGCACAGGGCCTGGAGTATCCCTACAGTGCCGTCGTCCTGGGCCCGGACCTCGTCCGGCGCAACGACCGGTGGCAAGCCCGCCCCGACCGCAGCTGGGACCCGGCCATGGAGGGCGTGACGCCCGAGCAGTACCTGGTCCTGGCGTTCAACATCTATCGTGTCCTGCTCACCCGGGGCACCCGCGGCTGCCGGGTGTACTCGACCGACCCGGCCACTCAGCGGTACCTCGAACACCTCATCCCTACCCGGGCAGGCGAGTCATAG
- a CDS encoding nucleotide pyrophosphohydrolase, with protein MEVEELVERLRSFAQVRDWEQFHNPKNLVMALTGEVGELAELFQWLTPAESARVMDDPGSAERVRHEIADVLAYLLRLADVLQVDVVSALADKITVNEAKYPVDLARGSAAKYDQL; from the coding sequence ATGGAGGTCGAGGAGCTCGTCGAGCGTCTGCGCTCGTTCGCGCAGGTCCGGGACTGGGAGCAGTTCCACAACCCGAAGAACCTGGTCATGGCCCTGACCGGGGAAGTAGGGGAGCTGGCGGAGCTGTTCCAGTGGCTCACCCCGGCGGAGTCGGCCCGGGTCATGGACGACCCGGGCAGCGCAGAACGGGTGCGTCACGAGATCGCGGACGTGCTGGCCTACCTGCTGCGCCTGGCTGACGTGCTCCAGGTCGATGTCGTGTCGGCTCTGGCCGACAAGATCACGGTCAACGAGGCGAAGTACCCGGTTGACCTGGCGCGGGGGTCCGCGGCGAAGTACGACCAGCTGTGA
- a CDS encoding transposase: MVRHYLRQFRAAAHSQRPRHQPLSVRRVVGWIMADSQNTDATDDQPALHFFVRGLRSDQDAVTAGLTLPWSSGGVEGHGNRVAMLKHQVFGRAKPDVLRKRVLLAD; encoded by the coding sequence ATGGTTCGCCACTACCTGCGCCAGTTTCGCGCCGCCGCGCATTCCCAGCGACCCCGACACCAGCCGCTGTCGGTCCGTCGCGTCGTCGGCTGGATCATGGCCGACTCGCAGAATACGGACGCTACCGACGACCAGCCCGCACTTCACTTCTTCGTGCGAGGGCTACGCAGCGATCAGGACGCGGTCACCGCCGGGCTCACTCTGCCCTGGAGCAGCGGGGGCGTTGAGGGCCACGGGAACCGGGTGGCGATGCTGAAACACCAGGTGTTCGGTCGTGCCAAGCCCGACGTGCTCCGCAAACGCGTCCTGCTCGCCGACTGA